Genomic DNA from Taurinivorans muris:
TTTGTCCGATTCCCTTGACTGCGCCTTGCTTTATCCCCGTGACGATGTTTCTTCGCTTTGCAAATGCATGCAAAAGGTTTTGCAGGACTCCGAGCTGAGGGAGCAGCTTCTCAAGGGCGGAAAACAAAAAATTCTGCAAATCACCGCGAATCTTCTTGTGAACAGGTATCTGCAAAAATTGAACTTGCTCTAATTTGTTGATTTCATAACTAAAATTTTTCAATTTTCGGTTCTTTTCCGAATGTTTTTTCTTTTGAATATTGTGTATATCTTGTTGAAATGACGTATTAATTTTCCCTTTGCATTAATCGGGAGATTGTGTATACTGACTGCGTCAGTAACATAAGAGAATTTTTAGACATATTTTGACTGGCAATAAGGAGTCGCTATGAAAAAAATCACAAAAATGTTAAGCGCTTTTGCGCTTGTTCTCGGTTTAAGTTTTTCTGCAAACGCAGTGGAACTTATCGTTGCCCATGACACCAATTTCAAACCTTTTGAATTTCGTGACGAAAACGGCAATTACACAGGGTTCGATATTGAGCTTTGGCAGGAACTTGCAAAGCGCGCGGAACTTCAATATAAATTTCAGCCGATGGATTTCAACGGAATTATTCCCGCTTTGCAAACCAAAAATATCGATGCTGCCATTGCGGGCATCACCATCACTCCGGAGCGTGAAGCCGTTGTTGATTTTACAAAACCGTATTACAATACGGGACTTATGATTGCCGTCCGTACGGAAGACGCTGAAAAAGTGAAAAGCCTTGACGATTTGGCAGGAAAAATTATCGCAACCAAAACAGCGACGTCTTCCGCCGAATATCTCCGTACAACCTTCACAAAAGCGAAGGAAGTGAAACTGTTCCCGAATAACGACGGTCTGCTTTTCGAACTTATGGCCAAAGGCGTTGACGGGGTTTTCTTTGACGAAACGATTTTGCAGGACCTCGCAAAAGCTTCCAACGGCACGGTGAAAGTTGTCGGTCCTCTTTACCAGGGGCAGTCTTACGGTATCGCGTTTCCCAAAGGCAGCGAACTTGTGGAAAAAATCAATGCCGCTTATGACAGCATGGTGGAAGACGGCACATATAAAACTCTTTATATGAAATGGTTTGGTTCCGAACCTAAATAATAACTCGCAGTTCCAAGCCTGCGGTTTGTTCCGCAGGTTTGGTTCTTTCGTTTAATCCATTTAAGGTGATTATGGCGTTTGAATTTCAACCACAAGTAATGATAGATTCTTTTCCTCTTTTGATCGGAGGATTGGAATATACTATTTTAATTACCGTTGCAGGTTTGGCTTTGGGGCTTTTTTTAGGCATTGTCGCAGGGCTTATCAATTGCGGAACGAACAAGTTTTTGAAATATGTCGCCACCGCTTATATTGAAACAATACGGGGAACCCCTCTCATTGTGCAGGTCATGTTCCTATATTTCGGGCTTCCTCTTGCGCTGGGGGTCCGTATTCCTCCTGTGACGGCGGGCGTTATCGCCATCGGGGTGAATGCCGGCGCGTATATTGCGGAAATCGTGCGCGGCGCGATTATTTCCATTCACCACGGGCAGGAAGAAGCCGCCCGTTCAACCGGCTTGAACAAATTTCAAACCATGCTTTATGTCATCTGGCCGCAGGCTTTCAGACGCATGATTCCGCCGCTCGGCAACCAATTCATCATTTCTTTAAAAGATACTTCCTTGCTTGTCGTCATCGGGGTTGCCGAACTGACGCGCCGGGGGCAGGAAATTATTTCAATCAATTTCAAAGCCTTTGAAATTTGGCTTGCCGTCGCACTTTTGTATTTGTGTTTGACGCTGAGCCTTTCCTATCTTCTCCGTCTGCTGGAAAGACGCATGAATGCCAAAATAATGAAAAACTGAACGTGAGATTATGACAAGAGCCAAAATCCACCTTTTGCCAACCGAATTACGCAATCAAATCGCTGCGGGCGAAGTTGTGGAAAGACCCGCCAGCGTGGTGAAAGAACTTGTGGAAAACGCCCTTGATGCGAATGCCACGGAAATTTCCGTCGTCATCGAGGATGGCGGACAAAGTCTTATTTCCGTTCAGGATAACGGTATCGGCATACCAAAAGATGAATTGGAACTTGCCGTTACCCGTCACGCGACAAGCAAACTGCAAACTTCCGCCGATTTATCCAATATTTCTTCCTATGGTTTCAGAGGAGAGGCTCTTCCAAGCATAGCTTCCGTTTCCCGTTTCCGGATTGTTTCAAAAACGCAGGAAGACAGCCTCGCCGGCGAACTTTGCGTCAATTTCGGGGATATCGGGGAAAACGCTCCCGCAAGCTTGAGGCAGGGCACGCTTATTGAAGTTCGCGATTTGTTTTTCAATATTCCGGCACGCCTTAAATTTCTTAAAAATCCGGCTACGGAACTCAAGCGTGTCACTGATTTGTTTGTGCGCTTGGCGCTTGGGGCTGACGGTGTAAGCTTCAGCCTTGTTTCCGGTTCAAGGACCGTGCAGGAATTTTTCAGGTTTGAAGATAAAAAAGAACGGCTTGCGAAAATTTGGTCCGGTTCGGTTATCGAAAACCTTATTCCGGTCGATTATTCGGCTTATGGCATGCGGGTTTTCGGTTATATTTCCAATCCTAAGTCTTTGCAGTCCCGTCCCGACAGAGTGCTCTTATACGTCAACGGCAGATCTGTGAATGACAAACTCATGCTCAAAGCCATCCGTCAGGCGTATGCCGGTAAAATCATCAGCCGTGATTATCCTCAATGTCTGCTGTTTTTGGAGCTTGACCCTAAAGAAGTCGATGTCAATGTGCACCCGGCGAAAAGCGAGGTGCGGTTCCGTGACGAAAGAGCCTTGTTCGCCCTTATGGCAAAGGCTGTGGAAAGCGCTTTGGCGAAATGCCCTTATTATTTCAGTGTGAAAAATTTGCAGGACGAAGAAAAGCCGGAGCAGACGCAAGCACGGTTCGGCGATTTGTACG
This window encodes:
- a CDS encoding transporter substrate-binding domain-containing protein, whose product is MKKITKMLSAFALVLGLSFSANAVELIVAHDTNFKPFEFRDENGNYTGFDIELWQELAKRAELQYKFQPMDFNGIIPALQTKNIDAAIAGITITPEREAVVDFTKPYYNTGLMIAVRTEDAEKVKSLDDLAGKIIATKTATSSAEYLRTTFTKAKEVKLFPNNDGLLFELMAKGVDGVFFDETILQDLAKASNGTVKVVGPLYQGQSYGIAFPKGSELVEKINAAYDSMVEDGTYKTLYMKWFGSEPK
- the mutL gene encoding DNA mismatch repair endonuclease MutL encodes the protein MTRAKIHLLPTELRNQIAAGEVVERPASVVKELVENALDANATEISVVIEDGGQSLISVQDNGIGIPKDELELAVTRHATSKLQTSADLSNISSYGFRGEALPSIASVSRFRIVSKTQEDSLAGELCVNFGDIGENAPASLRQGTLIEVRDLFFNIPARLKFLKNPATELKRVTDLFVRLALGADGVSFSLVSGSRTVQEFFRFEDKKERLAKIWSGSVIENLIPVDYSAYGMRVFGYISNPKSLQSRPDRVLLYVNGRSVNDKLMLKAIRQAYAGKIISRDYPQCLLFLELDPKEVDVNVHPAKSEVRFRDERALFALMAKAVESALAKCPYYFSVKNLQDEEKPEQTQARFGDLYAEQATPKPLGFWGDADRETRLGFVKEQQRNDSSYESIVTEYFIGSCDKQEEQLRRAEPLEPFFAHDFSEAKEPQEKKHGETVSASQNPYGFQDNSSAVNFDELISQAPYLTVSGRHALAEPAEKIAPLSQDGFVGKSGAERKDLPYGLEYLGQVAETYLLLKKDDKRLLILDQHAVHERILYDEMKKGRVQIQNLLCPLELPLQKCEESRYAEVKETLQKLGFEFAEQEKEQGLVVQILAIPLRCDRGAALGFIKEILAEKMDDLDSVWIRHACKTAIKANTPLDRASAVKLVLQWLATDEPDNCPHGRPSVLHFDSMDLEKMFKRKA
- a CDS encoding amino acid ABC transporter permease — encoded protein: MAFEFQPQVMIDSFPLLIGGLEYTILITVAGLALGLFLGIVAGLINCGTNKFLKYVATAYIETIRGTPLIVQVMFLYFGLPLALGVRIPPVTAGVIAIGVNAGAYIAEIVRGAIISIHHGQEEAARSTGLNKFQTMLYVIWPQAFRRMIPPLGNQFIISLKDTSLLVVIGVAELTRRGQEIISINFKAFEIWLAVALLYLCLTLSLSYLLRLLERRMNAKIMKN